The Salinibaculum sp. SYNS191 genome has a window encoding:
- a CDS encoding response regulator, translated as MTGDDNGSGTRRRTDLPSSTIFEVLADRRRRTVLFHLRQHRAATVDELVDVLDEVVELDTDSSERIAASLVHTHIPKLAAGGLVTYDPDEGVVESVRIHDEIGEWLDLAVRRDIRVGSAAATAAGGDDQGTIDVLLTDDEPGLAEMIAAFIERENADMTVTTAASALEAVSTLKEGSFDCIVSDYQMPAISGLDLLKAVRAEDGSIPFIVFTAKGSEALASEAITTGVTDYVQKGTDPDEYDRLVARIRRAVDQQRNRR; from the coding sequence ATGACCGGGGATGACAACGGGTCCGGAACCAGACGGCGGACAGACCTCCCGAGCAGCACCATTTTCGAGGTGCTGGCCGACCGGAGACGGCGGACCGTCCTCTTTCACCTTCGCCAGCACAGGGCCGCCACGGTGGACGAACTCGTCGACGTCCTCGACGAGGTAGTCGAACTCGACACAGACTCCTCCGAGCGCATCGCTGCCTCGCTCGTTCACACCCACATTCCCAAACTTGCGGCCGGTGGGCTCGTCACGTACGACCCCGACGAGGGGGTCGTCGAGTCGGTCCGTATCCACGACGAAATCGGCGAGTGGCTGGACCTCGCAGTCCGGCGGGACATCCGCGTCGGGAGCGCCGCGGCGACCGCTGCCGGCGGGGACGACCAGGGAACGATCGACGTCTTGCTCACCGACGACGAACCGGGGCTGGCCGAGATGATAGCGGCCTTTATCGAACGGGAGAACGCCGATATGACGGTGACGACAGCGGCGAGCGCCCTCGAAGCCGTGAGCACACTCAAGGAGGGCTCGTTCGACTGCATCGTGAGCGACTACCAGATGCCCGCAATCAGCGGGCTCGACCTCTTGAAAGCGGTCCGCGCCGAAGATGGGTCGATTCCGTTCATCGTTTTCACCGCGAAGGGGAGCGAAGCACTCGCCAGCGAGGCTATCACGACTGGCGTCACCGACTACGTCCAGAAGGGGACAGACCCGGACGAGTACGACAGACTGGTCGCGCGCATCCGTCGGGCCGTCGACCAGCAGCGCAACCGCCGATAA